The following are encoded in a window of Magnolia sinica isolate HGM2019 chromosome 11, MsV1, whole genome shotgun sequence genomic DNA:
- the LOC131219313 gene encoding succinate dehydrogenase [ubiquinone] flavoprotein subunit 1, mitochondrial-like isoform X2, with amino-acid sequence MCPIADEHCKEISQASAFKGPIFTHADVEPDMVVKGKTMYLAPMEKSCDQDAIQYRCREAPKAVIELENYGLPFSRTEEGKIYQLAIGGQSLNFGKGGQAYRYACAVDRTGHALLHMLYGQAMRQYTVLRGILFFGSYNGQYG; translated from the exons ATGTGCCCCATTGCAGATGAACATTGCAAGGAAATCTCCCAG GCTAGTGCATTCAAAGGGCCTATTTTCACCCATGCAGATGTCGAGCCCGATATGGTGGTGAAGGGAAAG ACTATGTACCTAGCTCCAATGGAGAAATCAT GTGATCAAGATGCTATCCAGTATAGGTGTAGAGAGGCACCAAAAGCTGTCATAGAGCTTGAAAATTATGGGTTGCCATTTTCCCGAACTGAAGAAGGGAAAATATATCAGCTTGCAATTGGTGGTCAAAGCCTGAATTTCGGAAAAG GTGGGCAGGCCTATCGCTATGCATGTGCTGTCGATCGAACTGGTCATGCTTTATTGCACATGCTTTATGGCCAGGCAATGAGACAATACACAGTTCTTCGTGGAATACTTTTCTTTGGATCTTATAATGGACAGTACGGGTAA
- the LOC131219313 gene encoding uncharacterized protein LOC131219313 isoform X1, whose translation MPSLQVRMIFISSLPTDLKERELQNQVRWLLGYEASQLNFKGEQSMGFALFSTAHLSLAAKAVIQASAFKGPIFTHADVEPDMVVKGKTMYLAPMEKSCDQDAIQYRCREAPKAVIELENYGLPFSRTEEGKIYQLAIGGQSLNFGKGGQAYRYACAVDRTGHALLHMLYGQAMRQYTVLRGILFFGSYNGQYG comes from the exons ATGCCTTCTTTGCAAGTCCGTATGATCTTCATATCTAGTCTTCCGACCGATCTCAAAGAGAGAGAACTCCAGAACCAGGTGAGATGGTTGTTGGGCTATGAGGCTTCTCAGCTGAACTTCAAGGGTGAACAGTCAATGGGCTTTGCCCTCTTCTCCACTGCCCATCTTTCACTCGCTGCCAAAGCCGTCATTCAG GCTAGTGCATTCAAAGGGCCTATTTTCACCCATGCAGATGTCGAGCCCGATATGGTGGTGAAGGGAAAG ACTATGTACCTAGCTCCAATGGAGAAATCAT GTGATCAAGATGCTATCCAGTATAGGTGTAGAGAGGCACCAAAAGCTGTCATAGAGCTTGAAAATTATGGGTTGCCATTTTCCCGAACTGAAGAAGGGAAAATATATCAGCTTGCAATTGGTGGTCAAAGCCTGAATTTCGGAAAAG GTGGGCAGGCCTATCGCTATGCATGTGCTGTCGATCGAACTGGTCATGCTTTATTGCACATGCTTTATGGCCAGGCAATGAGACAATACACAGTTCTTCGTGGAATACTTTTCTTTGGATCTTATAATGGACAGTACGGGTAA